A DNA window from Pedobacter africanus contains the following coding sequences:
- a CDS encoding DUF6580 family putative transport protein, whose amino-acid sequence MSGSKFNPSTLILLLVVVLVSIFRVAAPNSDNFKEIANFSAVGAIAMFGAAYFSNPLKAFGFPLMVLLLSDLFIARTSGYGFFYPGWYWTYIAFVLMVLASRFILKKVNVQNLVLSTVVITLIHWIVSDISPMYVPGLYPPTLAGYWTCLIAAIPYELKFLLGTVIYGTVMFGVKAWYPYWGVNKSVSI is encoded by the coding sequence ATGTCTGGATCTAAATTTAACCCGAGTACCTTGATATTATTACTTGTTGTGGTACTTGTAAGCATTTTTCGTGTCGCGGCACCCAATTCTGATAACTTCAAGGAAATTGCCAATTTTTCGGCTGTAGGAGCTATTGCCATGTTTGGCGCTGCTTATTTCAGCAATCCTTTGAAAGCGTTTGGCTTTCCCTTGATGGTGTTGCTGCTGAGCGATCTGTTTATCGCCAGAACATCAGGCTATGGCTTCTTTTACCCGGGCTGGTATTGGACCTATATTGCATTTGTGCTGATGGTACTGGCCAGCAGGTTCATCCTTAAAAAGGTAAATGTGCAAAATCTGGTACTTTCTACGGTGGTAATCACATTGATCCATTGGATCGTTTCAGATATCAGTCCAATGTACGTACCTGGCCTATATCCACCAACATTGGCTGGCTACTGGACTTGCCTGATTGCTGCAATTCCTTACGAACTGAAGTTTTTGCTGGGGACTGTTATTTACGGTACAGTAATGTTTGGTGTAAAAGCATGGTACCCTTATTGGGGTGTGAATAAAAGCGTAAGTATTTGA
- a CDS encoding peptidase associated/transthyretin-like domain-containing protein yields the protein MKLKITLVFLFLIGFAKAQMPLTPSRHNLEKRVSITIKKAPISDILNRISRAGDFYFSYSGSLFSQDSLVNMDVKDAPVREILDQLFKNKVDYKENGEYIILRYAAYRLTIEPENITTAEKLYIISGYVVDIETGKKIKQASVYEKKLIPSTLTDNNGYFSLKFKGEHSQVALTASKENYRDTTLIFLSDIKVKPEGYSDPNNDAAAGVFADVERSGIGRFFISSKQRIQSLNIPNFFANSAFQASLTPGLSSHGLMSAQVINKFSLNVLGGYTAGTNGFEIAGLFNITKGDVKKLQFAGLFNEAGGSLNGLQFAGLMNDVRGDKQGFQAAGLLNHVRGTAGGSQVAGLCNLVSGNVKGVQIAGLANIASKNAGGLQLAGLGNITTRHLKGVQIAGLFNYAKKMSGFQLGIVNVSDTSSGYSLGLLNLVKHGYHKISLYSTETVNTNLAVKTGNAKLYTILLAGANLSKHEKIYTAGLGLGHDFIFNNRLSASAEFSSQLVYLGDWDGATTLNRFQANFQVQLVKGITLFAGPAYSVYSMDNSGTPSAAGYKQNIVPSHHHSFGRNTKGWLGFNAGITFM from the coding sequence ATGAAATTAAAAATCACCTTGGTGTTCCTCTTCCTGATCGGGTTTGCAAAAGCACAAATGCCGCTTACGCCTTCCAGGCATAATCTGGAAAAAAGAGTGAGTATCACTATAAAAAAAGCCCCAATCTCTGATATACTCAACCGCATTAGCCGGGCCGGAGATTTCTATTTTTCCTATAGTGGTTCGCTTTTCAGTCAGGACAGCCTGGTTAACATGGATGTTAAAGATGCGCCTGTAAGGGAAATTTTAGATCAGCTGTTTAAGAACAAAGTCGACTATAAGGAAAATGGAGAATACATCATTCTACGTTACGCGGCCTACCGGCTGACCATTGAACCCGAGAACATTACTACAGCCGAAAAGCTTTACATTATTAGCGGGTATGTTGTGGATATCGAAACCGGCAAAAAAATTAAACAGGCCAGTGTTTACGAAAAAAAGTTAATACCCTCTACATTAACAGATAACAATGGTTATTTCAGCTTAAAATTTAAAGGCGAGCACAGCCAGGTAGCCCTTACAGCCAGTAAAGAAAATTACAGGGATACTACCCTTATTTTTCTATCAGACATTAAAGTAAAACCTGAAGGTTACAGTGATCCAAATAACGATGCGGCTGCCGGTGTTTTTGCAGACGTAGAACGTTCCGGAATTGGAAGGTTCTTCATTTCTTCCAAACAAAGGATCCAGAGCTTAAACATTCCCAATTTCTTTGCAAACAGTGCATTTCAGGCCTCATTGACGCCGGGGCTAAGCTCGCACGGACTCATGAGCGCTCAGGTGATCAATAAGTTCTCCTTAAATGTATTGGGTGGCTATACTGCAGGCACCAATGGCTTCGAGATCGCCGGTTTGTTTAACATCACCAAAGGCGATGTAAAAAAGCTGCAGTTTGCTGGCTTGTTTAATGAAGCCGGAGGCTCGTTAAACGGCTTACAGTTTGCAGGCCTGATGAATGATGTGAGGGGCGATAAACAGGGCTTTCAGGCAGCAGGATTATTGAACCACGTGAGAGGAACTGCAGGTGGAAGCCAGGTCGCGGGACTTTGCAACCTCGTCTCAGGAAATGTAAAGGGGGTACAGATCGCAGGGCTTGCCAATATAGCCAGTAAAAATGCAGGTGGCCTGCAATTAGCAGGACTGGGCAACATTACTACCAGGCATCTTAAAGGAGTTCAGATTGCGGGCCTGTTCAACTATGCAAAAAAAATGAGTGGTTTCCAGTTGGGGATTGTTAATGTTTCCGATACCTCCTCGGGTTACAGTCTGGGCTTATTGAACCTTGTAAAACATGGCTACCACAAAATCAGTTTATATAGTACTGAAACCGTAAACACCAATCTTGCTGTAAAAACAGGTAATGCCAAACTCTATACCATATTGCTGGCAGGGGCAAACCTATCAAAGCATGAAAAAATATATACTGCCGGATTAGGGCTCGGGCATGATTTTATATTCAATAACCGCCTGTCGGCCAGCGCAGAGTTCAGCAGTCAGCTGGTATACCTGGGTGACTGGGACGGTGCCACTACACTTAACCGCTTCCAAGCCAATTTCCAGGTTCAGCTGGTTAAGGGCATCACTTTATTTGCCGGCCCTGCCTATTCTGTTTATAGTATGGATAACTCCGGCACGCCAAGTGCTGCAGGATATAAACAAAATATTGTTCCTTCACATCACCACAGTTTCGGCAGGAATACTAAAGGCTGGCTGGGCTTTAATGCAGGCATCACCTTTATGTAA
- a CDS encoding FecR family protein, whose amino-acid sequence MTDELLIKFLLNETSEEESITVQTWLDASASNKSYFEQFEKIWNSSKKLSANSSVDENEAWGRFKQRAAQQTINQPIVRPLKPAYKWLRIAAVLVLIAAAWSAYNLLSPVSYKPLSAGNAVTREILPDGSELTLNKNARLSYASNFKRNRNIHFQKGEVFFSVAHDKSRPFVIEIDKIAVLVVGTSFNIKHLTDLTEVIVETGIVKVSRGSEEITLRKGEKVLIRNGNDELIKEQNQDELYNYYRTNKFVLNGTTLPRAVEILNEAYHAQIIIHDPSIKKETIFTTLKADTTLEANLKTICSTLDLKFVRNEQQILLSKQTK is encoded by the coding sequence ATGACTGATGAATTATTGATAAAGTTTCTATTAAATGAAACAAGTGAAGAGGAAAGCATCACCGTGCAAACCTGGTTAGATGCCTCAGCTTCCAATAAAAGCTATTTTGAGCAGTTTGAAAAAATATGGAACAGTAGCAAAAAGCTGTCTGCAAATAGCAGCGTTGATGAAAACGAGGCATGGGGAAGGTTTAAACAAAGAGCAGCACAGCAAACCATTAACCAACCCATAGTAAGACCTTTAAAGCCAGCTTACAAATGGCTCAGAATAGCTGCAGTACTGGTTTTAATAGCCGCAGCATGGTCGGCCTATAACCTGCTTTCACCGGTTTCCTACAAGCCGTTAAGCGCAGGGAATGCAGTAACCAGGGAAATCCTTCCGGATGGTTCTGAACTTACCCTCAATAAAAATGCACGGCTCAGTTACGCCTCTAATTTCAAAAGAAACAGAAATATACATTTCCAGAAAGGCGAAGTCTTTTTCAGTGTGGCACACGATAAAAGCAGGCCTTTTGTAATCGAAATAGATAAAATTGCTGTATTGGTGGTAGGTACATCTTTCAATATAAAGCACCTGACAGACCTGACTGAGGTAATTGTAGAGACCGGAATTGTAAAGGTTAGCAGGGGCAGCGAAGAAATAACCCTTCGTAAAGGGGAAAAAGTGCTGATCAGAAATGGAAACGATGAGCTGATCAAAGAACAAAACCAGGATGAGCTTTACAATTACTACCGGACTAACAAATTTGTTTTGAACGGTACCACGTTGCCAAGGGCAGTTGAAATATTGAATGAGGCTTATCATGCGCAGATCATCATTCACGACCCTTCAATTAAAAAAGAGACCATCTTTACCACTTTAAAGGCAGATACCACACTGGAAGCCAATTTAAAGACCATCTGCAGCACACTGGATCTTAAATTTGTCCGTAACGAACAGCAGATCCTGTTGTCTAAACAAACAAAATGA
- a CDS encoding RNA polymerase sigma-70 factor has protein sequence MKPANHISENTNLQDDDEAFEHLFKMHFKALHAYAIAILRDEDIAEEVVQNMFLKFWEKRELLNIQTSVKAYLYKCVYHDSLNLLKHEKIKTKYQDFATYTMNSHNEPASSKVETSELERQIGLALNELPEQCRTIFQMSRFEELKYREIADQLGLSVKTIENQMGKALKIMRLKLADFLSLILAGLMYYKDFFN, from the coding sequence TTGAAGCCAGCCAATCACATTTCAGAAAATACAAACCTGCAGGACGACGATGAGGCTTTTGAGCATTTGTTCAAAATGCATTTCAAAGCACTGCACGCCTATGCCATTGCCATACTCAGAGATGAAGATATCGCAGAAGAAGTGGTACAGAATATGTTTTTAAAGTTTTGGGAGAAACGGGAATTGCTGAACATTCAGACATCTGTGAAAGCCTACCTGTACAAATGTGTATATCACGACAGCCTTAACCTTTTAAAGCATGAAAAAATTAAAACAAAGTATCAGGATTTTGCCACTTATACCATGAACAGCCACAATGAACCCGCCTCATCAAAAGTAGAAACCAGTGAACTGGAACGGCAGATTGGACTGGCATTAAACGAATTGCCCGAGCAATGCCGCACCATATTTCAGATGAGCAGGTTTGAGGAATTAAAATACCGGGAAATTGCAGATCAGCTGGGTCTGTCTGTAAAAACCATAGAAAACCAAATGGGCAAGGCACTCAAAATTATGCGTTTGAAGCTGGCTGACTTCCTTTCGCTCATTTTAGCAGGCCTGATGTATTACAAGGATTTTTTTAATTAG
- a CDS encoding DUF4833 domain-containing protein — protein sequence MTSVQFHFHECKDMQHDIKQSDGLEELLFFIFASPVMVDQYKASKMRVSRKAPAPLAKRLLRSILIITVMLILLSQVSYAQKQVEQASLPTPKGCNLLFFLQRDPDANTVVYELNYNSDGTLQTNNPIKGSWIRYEEDQKFKELTTIEKKFAYGVQSKPIGTDEYEIRLVAYKKMPMYLLRSETDHKYRIYIKDEGKNLLLKRVFVRVNGGSFWFPKVQYIDLITTNSATGMEILKRIRT from the coding sequence ATGACATCGGTTCAATTCCATTTCCATGAGTGCAAGGACATGCAGCACGACATCAAACAAAGCGATGGCCTAGAAGAACTGCTCTTTTTCATCTTTGCCAGTCCTGTCATGGTAGATCAATATAAAGCGTCGAAAATGCGGGTGTCCCGGAAAGCACCTGCCCCCTTGGCAAAAAGATTATTGAGGAGCATTTTAATCATCACTGTCATGCTTATTTTGCTAAGTCAGGTTTCATACGCACAGAAACAAGTAGAGCAAGCCAGTCTGCCAACTCCCAAAGGCTGTAACTTATTATTTTTTCTGCAACGTGATCCTGACGCAAACACCGTCGTGTATGAGTTAAATTATAACAGCGATGGCACTTTACAAACCAACAATCCTATAAAGGGTTCATGGATCAGGTATGAAGAAGATCAGAAGTTTAAAGAGCTGACCACTATTGAAAAAAAGTTTGCCTATGGTGTACAAAGTAAACCAATTGGTACCGATGAATACGAAATCAGGTTAGTAGCCTACAAAAAAATGCCCATGTATCTCCTGAGATCTGAAACTGATCATAAGTATCGCATCTACATTAAAGATGAGGGTAAGAACTTACTGCTGAAACGGGTATTTGTAAGGGTTAACGGTGGGAGTTTCTGGTTCCCAAAGGTGCAATATATCGACCTGATTACCACAAATAGTGCAACCGGAATGGAAATTTTAAAGAGAATAAGAACCTGA
- a CDS encoding GIN domain-containing protein translates to MKYIATLTLMGFLFIGCSKDRLTASGDKTTETRSPGEFTGINTSGSNIIYITYGTEFKVELRGSNNLIPYFKTNVINKTLYLGYENASIQHDDVEAYITLPDIRKASLSGSGKITIQGAFPESDELKISISGSGGIVAQDAFDTDQVLINISGSGKADLQQISAEKADVDISGSGDARVKVQHKLKARISGSGKVYYTGSPEVDADVSGSGKVVKF, encoded by the coding sequence ATGAAATACATAGCAACACTTACATTAATGGGCTTTCTGTTTATCGGATGTTCAAAAGACAGGCTTACTGCCAGTGGCGATAAAACCACAGAAACGCGCTCACCTGGAGAATTTACAGGAATAAACACCAGCGGGTCAAATATAATCTATATTACATACGGTACGGAATTTAAAGTAGAACTAAGGGGTTCCAACAACCTGATCCCCTACTTCAAAACCAATGTCATCAATAAAACACTGTACCTGGGCTATGAGAATGCCAGTATTCAGCACGATGATGTTGAAGCTTACATTACCCTTCCCGACATCAGGAAAGCATCTCTTAGTGGAAGTGGAAAAATAACCATACAAGGTGCTTTTCCCGAATCAGATGAATTGAAGATATCAATTAGCGGTTCGGGGGGCATTGTTGCCCAGGATGCTTTTGATACTGATCAGGTTCTGATCAACATTTCGGGTTCCGGAAAGGCAGATCTTCAGCAAATCAGCGCTGAAAAGGCAGATGTAGATATCTCCGGTAGCGGCGACGCCAGGGTTAAAGTTCAGCATAAATTAAAAGCCAGGATCAGCGGCAGCGGCAAGGTTTATTATACCGGAAGTCCGGAAGTAGATGCGGATGTAAGCGGGTCAGGCAAAGTCGTTAAATTTTAA
- a CDS encoding helix-turn-helix domain-containing protein, whose translation MKNVQFKISGLPMLLYVKNMVCDRCIMIVRQQLENFGFKVDEISLGKIEVEPNPDANQLKSIGDALGGLGFELIDKEKDQLVEQIKTQIINLIHYSDLNGIHQSLTQLIADKLNKDYAYLSRQFSDTEGITIEKYIIQQKIEKVKELLEYGELNLNEIAFKMDYSSSAHLSAQFKSLTGLTPSKYKAATLNDRKPLDKVR comes from the coding sequence GTGAAGAACGTACAGTTTAAAATATCAGGTTTGCCTATGTTGTTATATGTGAAGAATATGGTTTGCGACCGCTGCATTATGATTGTAAGGCAGCAGTTGGAAAATTTTGGCTTTAAGGTTGACGAAATTTCCCTTGGAAAAATTGAGGTTGAACCTAACCCGGATGCAAACCAGTTAAAAAGTATTGGAGATGCATTGGGCGGCCTGGGCTTTGAATTGATTGACAAGGAAAAGGATCAGCTTGTTGAGCAAATCAAGACACAAATCATCAACCTGATCCACTATTCCGACCTTAACGGTATTCACCAGAGCTTAACACAATTGATAGCTGACAAATTAAATAAGGATTATGCCTATTTGAGCAGGCAGTTTTCAGATACCGAGGGAATTACCATAGAAAAATACATTATTCAACAAAAGATTGAAAAGGTAAAAGAACTGCTGGAATATGGTGAATTGAACCTGAATGAGATCGCTTTTAAAATGGACTACAGCAGCAGTGCCCATTTGTCGGCCCAGTTTAAATCGCTAACCGGGCTTACACCAAGTAAATATAAAGCAGCCACTTTAAACGACAGAAAGCCCTTAGATAAGGTCAGGTAA
- a CDS encoding TerC/Alx family metal homeostasis membrane protein encodes MDKMINHPGVIIGFAVVVIVMLLLDLGVFNKKVHAVSSKEAAIWSVVWIGLSMVFSLVVWHTSGFEKFTQFQSAYWIEKALSVDNLFVFILVFGFFNVPKELHHKVLFWGIIGALLFRAIFIFAGVELINLTYLPEMLVFGQLVKINVVLLIFGLFLVYAGIKSGLAKEDDDGEKDFSKSPGARVIYKLFKVSKEFDGAKFFTVQNGVKLATPLLVVVAVIEFTDLLFAVDSIPAIFAIAPDDPFILYTSNIFAILGLRALYFLLANFIHMFSLLKYGLAIILSFIGLKMVIGPFYHISSPVSLSIVGGVLVLSVIASIIFAPKKTSAAD; translated from the coding sequence ATGGACAAAATGATTAACCATCCCGGTGTAATTATCGGGTTTGCAGTTGTAGTGATCGTAATGCTGCTTTTAGATCTGGGGGTTTTTAATAAGAAGGTACATGCCGTTAGCAGTAAAGAAGCAGCGATATGGTCGGTAGTTTGGATCGGTTTGTCTATGGTCTTTAGCCTGGTGGTATGGCATACCTCAGGCTTTGAAAAATTCACACAGTTTCAATCTGCGTACTGGATAGAAAAGGCACTTTCTGTGGATAATCTTTTTGTTTTTATCCTGGTTTTTGGTTTTTTTAATGTGCCGAAGGAATTGCACCATAAGGTATTGTTTTGGGGCATTATTGGCGCATTGCTCTTCCGGGCTATTTTCATTTTTGCGGGGGTAGAGTTGATAAACCTAACCTATTTGCCAGAGATGTTGGTATTTGGGCAGCTGGTAAAGATCAATGTTGTACTACTGATTTTTGGTTTGTTCCTGGTATATGCAGGCATTAAATCCGGACTTGCCAAAGAAGATGATGATGGAGAAAAGGATTTTAGTAAAAGTCCAGGTGCACGTGTGATCTATAAACTTTTTAAAGTAAGCAAGGAATTTGACGGGGCTAAGTTTTTTACGGTTCAGAACGGGGTAAAATTAGCGACCCCTTTACTGGTTGTTGTGGCAGTAATAGAATTTACCGATCTGTTGTTTGCTGTGGATTCTATACCGGCAATTTTTGCCATTGCACCTGATGATCCCTTCATTCTTTATACTTCAAATATATTTGCCATACTAGGTTTAAGGGCGCTATATTTTCTGCTGGCCAACTTTATCCATATGTTTAGTTTATTGAAATACGGACTGGCCATTATTTTATCGTTTATTGGGTTGAAAATGGTGATTGGGCCTTTTTATCATATTTCATCCCCTGTATCATTGTCAATAGTAGGAGGGGTATTGGTTTTATCAGTTATTGCCTCAATTATCTTTGCACCAAAGAAAACCAGTGCTGCTGATTAA
- a CDS encoding OmpA family protein, which translates to MNSKITKTALVLSLMGLSTQLFAQDSGRFSEKSFRTWSVGVHGGVLSQNTIFNGKERDFQTAKETIGYGGFIKKQVLPSLGIQADFLRGKVEGLRSNTGGLDANGDNTYLSGSSYETKIEWSAALTAIYNIANININKENAILTPYVKAGAGYMSAGASTTNVPLSANESYKERWFVPVGAGFKLGVAKGINLDMGYDVNFVKSDKFDGFNYGGRNDKFSYGHIGLEFALGSKEKPQLQNYSSLANLRAQTKEESDELRRALSTAEQNAARDREQYAKDMGDDDNDGVANKFDKCPGTPSGTVVDGSGCPIKVQREIIKETKVVVTEADRKVVDEAIKNLEFDLGKATIRAKSYATLNKVAALLIEKNFSLKLAGHTDNTGSMALNLRLSKERAESIKAYLVSQGANASRIEATGYGPNQPIASNKTADGRQKNRRVEFTLY; encoded by the coding sequence ATGAACTCAAAAATTACAAAAACGGCTTTAGTGCTGTCCCTAATGGGGTTATCGACGCAATTATTTGCTCAGGATTCAGGAAGGTTTTCCGAAAAGTCATTTCGTACCTGGTCTGTAGGTGTACATGGCGGCGTACTTAGTCAGAATACAATTTTCAACGGTAAAGAGCGCGATTTTCAAACTGCTAAAGAAACCATCGGCTATGGCGGCTTCATTAAAAAGCAGGTACTTCCGTCTTTAGGAATCCAGGCCGACTTCCTAAGGGGGAAAGTTGAAGGTTTAAGGTCTAACACCGGAGGATTGGATGCCAATGGCGACAATACCTACCTTAGTGGTTCTAGCTATGAAACAAAAATTGAATGGTCTGCTGCTTTAACCGCAATTTACAACATTGCAAACATCAACATCAACAAAGAGAACGCAATACTTACACCTTATGTTAAGGCTGGTGCCGGATACATGTCTGCAGGTGCATCAACTACGAACGTTCCTTTATCGGCAAATGAAAGCTATAAAGAAAGGTGGTTTGTACCGGTTGGAGCTGGTTTTAAACTAGGGGTTGCAAAAGGCATCAATTTAGATATGGGGTACGACGTTAACTTTGTGAAATCAGACAAATTTGATGGCTTTAACTATGGTGGTAGAAACGACAAATTCTCTTACGGTCATATCGGATTAGAATTTGCACTGGGAAGCAAAGAAAAACCTCAGTTACAAAACTACAGCTCACTGGCTAATCTTCGCGCACAAACCAAAGAAGAGTCAGATGAGTTAAGAAGAGCACTTTCCACTGCTGAGCAAAACGCTGCAAGAGACAGGGAACAATATGCAAAAGATATGGGTGATGATGATAATGATGGTGTAGCCAACAAATTTGATAAATGCCCTGGTACCCCTTCTGGTACAGTTGTAGATGGTTCAGGTTGCCCTATTAAAGTACAACGTGAAATCATTAAAGAAACTAAGGTTGTGGTAACCGAAGCCGACCGTAAGGTAGTGGATGAGGCCATCAAAAACTTAGAGTTCGATTTAGGTAAAGCTACTATCAGAGCTAAATCTTATGCAACTTTAAATAAAGTAGCTGCACTGCTGATCGAGAAAAACTTTAGCCTGAAATTAGCTGGTCATACAGACAACACTGGTTCAATGGCATTAAACTTACGTTTATCTAAAGAAAGAGCAGAGTCTATCAAAGCTTACCTGGTATCACAAGGTGCAAATGCTTCACGTATTGAGGCAACAGGTTATGGTCCAAACCAGCCTATCGCATCCAACAAAACTGCCGATGGCCGTCAGAAAAACCGTCGCGTTGAGTTTACCTTATATTAA
- a CDS encoding MBL fold metallo-hydrolase, translating to MKLTILGAAEQVTGSMHLLQLTNYNILIDCGLDYEKDTYQHENLYFPFDPSTIDVVILTHAHIDHSGNLPTLVSMGFNGQILCTAPTAELSELLLLDSVNVFLSKQNKRSGSKRSRTGPEPLYQQKQVMETTDRFVTIAFHKEFRLHENVTLTLIPIGHLLGAAAIVLTVTENGSTKKIAFTGDIGRKGYPLLSDPEPLPPVDYLVSESTYGGRLHSRDTTLTQKLIDIISESCIKYPGRLIIPAFSIGRTQALAYTLNKIFSTGLLPPVKIFIDSPLAGAATEIYQKYPQLLNREAQDFYADKNNNSGFKELSYVQDKRESIAVANYHEPCIIISSAGMLEGGRIQDHLYYNLQNYYCTILFIGYCAKGTLGERLLRGDPIIRLRNRDLMVYATIKQTDLLSGHGDHNDLMDIVRQQNPSTLKQVFLVHGEHKSLQALSGSLQEENYAVTIPKKGESFEL from the coding sequence ATGAAACTCACAATTTTAGGGGCCGCAGAACAGGTAACCGGCAGCATGCACCTCTTGCAATTAACCAATTACAATATATTGATAGATTGTGGCCTGGACTACGAAAAGGACACTTATCAGCATGAGAACCTGTATTTCCCTTTTGATCCTTCCACAATAGATGTAGTAATATTAACCCATGCCCATATTGATCATTCGGGAAACCTGCCTACGCTTGTGAGCATGGGGTTCAACGGCCAGATTCTTTGCACAGCCCCTACCGCTGAACTCAGCGAATTGCTGCTGCTCGATTCGGTAAATGTTTTTCTAAGCAAACAAAACAAACGCTCAGGTTCAAAAAGAAGCAGAACCGGCCCGGAACCTCTTTACCAGCAAAAGCAGGTCATGGAAACGACAGACCGTTTCGTTACCATTGCTTTCCATAAAGAATTTCGCCTCCATGAAAATGTAACGCTAACCTTAATTCCTATAGGGCACTTGTTGGGCGCCGCGGCTATAGTTTTAACGGTAACAGAAAATGGATCAACAAAAAAGATTGCCTTTACAGGTGACATAGGCAGAAAAGGTTATCCCCTGCTCAGCGACCCAGAACCCCTCCCACCGGTAGATTACCTGGTTTCAGAATCAACATATGGGGGAAGGCTGCACAGCAGAGATACCACCCTGACCCAAAAGCTGATCGACATCATCAGCGAATCCTGCATCAAGTACCCCGGCAGACTCATTATCCCGGCTTTTAGCATTGGGCGGACACAGGCCCTGGCCTATACCTTAAACAAAATCTTCAGCACGGGACTGCTTCCGCCCGTTAAAATATTTATCGATAGCCCGCTGGCCGGTGCTGCCACCGAAATCTATCAGAAATACCCGCAGCTCCTGAATCGGGAGGCACAGGATTTTTACGCAGATAAAAACAACAACTCCGGTTTCAAAGAACTGTCTTATGTTCAGGATAAACGCGAAAGCATTGCTGTAGCCAACTACCACGAGCCCTGCATTATTATATCTTCTGCGGGCATGCTGGAAGGAGGGCGCATCCAGGACCATTTATATTATAACCTTCAAAATTACTATTGCACCATTTTGTTCATAGGTTACTGCGCCAAAGGAACTTTGGGCGAACGGCTTTTGCGTGGAGATCCGATTATCAGGTTGCGAAACCGTGACCTTATGGTATATGCTACAATAAAGCAGACCGACTTGCTAAGCGGGCACGGTGACCATAACGACCTGATGGATATCGTCAGGCAGCAAAACCCTTCAACATTAAAGCAGGTATTCCTGGTACATGGAGAGCATAAAAGCCTGCAAGCACTCTCCGGTAGCCTTCAGGAAGAAAATTATGCCGTTACAATTCCGAAAAAAGGAGAATCATTCGAATTATAA
- a CDS encoding NAD(P)H-binding protein, whose product MTGSTTVSILGCGWYGMELAKALIAQGYQVKGSVTSPEKLKHLSAQGIQAFNVNFEKDAEHYDPLFFKTDVLFICIPPKKAAGLQSDYPHKIQRILQAAKRYKITNAVFISSTAVYGDTNTELNELNSPSPETDSGKAILEAETLLQNQTDITITIIRFAGLVGPGRDPGRFFSGKTDIPNGQAPVNLIHLNDCIGFSLNLMARQAYGQLFNACGPHHPAKQEFYTIATQNANLTTPVFKDELLKWKIISSIHLPLLNYTYQVTNWISWLNARTNH is encoded by the coding sequence GTGACAGGATCAACGACAGTAAGTATTCTTGGGTGCGGATGGTATGGAATGGAATTGGCTAAAGCGCTGATTGCACAGGGTTATCAGGTAAAGGGCTCCGTTACAAGTCCCGAAAAATTAAAGCACCTGTCGGCACAAGGCATTCAAGCCTTCAACGTCAATTTTGAAAAGGATGCTGAACACTACGATCCGCTCTTTTTTAAAACAGATGTATTGTTTATCTGCATCCCCCCAAAAAAGGCCGCAGGCCTGCAATCAGATTATCCGCATAAAATCCAGCGCATCCTCCAGGCGGCAAAACGTTACAAAATAACAAATGCTGTATTTATAAGTTCTACAGCTGTATACGGCGACACGAATACTGAGTTGAACGAATTGAACAGCCCGTCCCCCGAAACAGATTCAGGAAAAGCAATACTGGAAGCAGAAACATTACTGCAAAACCAAACAGACATTACCATAACAATTATCCGCTTTGCCGGACTGGTCGGCCCAGGCAGGGATCCGGGAAGGTTCTTTAGCGGAAAAACCGATATACCCAACGGACAAGCGCCTGTCAACCTCATCCATCTTAACGACTGTATTGGTTTCAGTCTGAATTTAATGGCCAGACAGGCATACGGGCAGCTATTCAATGCCTGCGGTCCTCACCATCCTGCCAAACAGGAGTTTTATACCATTGCAACTCAAAATGCAAATTTAACTACACCGGTTTTTAAAGATGAACTGTTAAAATGGAAAATAATTTCAAGCATCCATCTACCTTTATTAAATTATACTTACCAGGTTACAAACTGGATCAGCTGGCTTAATGCCCGTACAAATCATTAG